The following proteins come from a genomic window of Anopheles ziemanni chromosome 3, idAnoZiCoDA_A2_x.2, whole genome shotgun sequence:
- the LOC131287907 gene encoding U6 snRNA-associated Sm-like protein LSm1, with product MDNPLFGTAHMLDEVDKKLMVLLHDGRTLIGYLRSVDQFANLVLHRTIERIHVGNEYGDIQRGVFIIRGENVVLLGEIDREKESSLPLREISVDDILDAQRREQEARQEKHRLVAKALKERGLNMNSEMAQDEF from the exons ATGGATAATCCACTATTCGGAACCGCTCACATGCTTGATGAAGTGGACA AAAAACTCATGGTACTTCTTCACGACGGGCGAACACTGATCGGATACCTGCGAAGTGTGGATCAGTTTGCCAACCTGGTGCTGCACCGTACGATCGAGCGGATACACGTTGGCAACGAGTATGGCGATATCCAGCGTGGTGTTTTCATCATCCGTGGGGAGAATGTTGTGCTGCTAGGGGAAATC GATCGCGAGAAGGAAAGCAGCCTCCCGTTGAGAGAAATCTCGGTCGATGATATCCTGGATGCACAGCGTCGGGAGCAGGAGGCCCGGCAGGAAAAGCATCGACTGGTTGCCAAGGCGCTGAAAGAGCGAGGACTTAACATGAATTCCGAGATGGCCCAGGACGAGTTTTAG
- the LOC131287114 gene encoding exostosin-3: MTSYDTLGGSGGGVLPGIGGLWHWFKHMKLYRVILLVTLCFLVGPFIFYHLLQDDESNAPHNDIHRTRSQLDTFEEVSPLKAADLKLRIDEMLRIKGTVSLELRDLESRRQKLQSDIGLYNQKIDELKQELARQQTELDRLKISVEQAQVAQREAVLRNTPELALPRALFSDSLPVERRPIAVEQSRACKMSTCFDHSRCSLTSGFPVYLYDPDTTVVVSEGYDIDGFLKTTIKQTLGYNAHLTTDPKKACVFLVLIGEALPEHEVLKNNRYNTPQDRAVPGGPIQQSSLNATRLRMLPFWGGDGRNHVLLNFARREIGTSAGNMLRGTTVDTGRAMVVQSSFEESQFRPGFDLISPPILGPPGGDVWQECVPMLPARRKYLLSFQGELNGQNGSMGGEMGPRLPGTDDTEADTVDEFIIEHLKDMSSGRTQDHFLLQFECVPATEQRNPSNVRDWSLCGTDNSRKSVLKDSTFALLLAPGGGSVSSTLLQARLYEALRAGAIPLILGGDQVQLPYADTIDWRRVVIALPKARITELHFLLRAIPDADLLTMRRQGRLVWERYLSSVQSTVDTIVASLRDRLGMPPKPVPSVVAHSVFNSSFIPLKSDPVIDTEPEESLGPIEPPYPSPAFRRNYTAALMQSREMWNDWADPFALYPQLPFDPVLPSDAKFIGSHMGFRPIGKGAGGAGKEFGESLGGNYPREQFTIVILTYEREQVLMDSLSRLYGLPYLHKVIVVWNSPKPPLEDLRWPDIGVPVHVVRAPRNSLNNRFLPFDAIETEAVLSVDDDAHLRHDEILFGFRVWREHRDRVVGFPGRFHAWDVNTLDSWNYNSNYSCELSMVLTGAAFIHKYYTYLYTYTLPQAIRDKVDEYMNCEDIAMNFLVSHVTRKPPVKVTSRWTFRCPGCPVSLSEDDTHFQERHKCINFFTKVFGYTPLLNTQYRADSILFKTRIPHDKQKCFKFI, encoded by the exons ATGACCAGCTACGATACACTCGGCGGTAGCGGAGGGGGAGTTCTCCCCGGCATCGGTGGTCTCTGGCATTGGTTCAAACATATGAAACTGTATCGTGTGATCCTGCTGGTGACGTTGTGTTTCCTGGTGGGGCCCTTCATTTTCTACCATCTACTGCAGGACGATGAATCCAACGCACCGCACAACGACATCCACCGGACACGGTCGCAGCTCGATACGTTTGAGGAAGTAAGCCCACTGAAAGCGGCCGATCTGAAGCTGCGAATCGATGAAATGTTGCGCATCAAAGGTACCGTTTCGCTGGAGTTACGCGACCTAGAATCACGGCGCCAGAAGCTCCAGTCAGACATCGGGCTGTACAATCAGAAGATCGATGAGCTGAAGCAAGAGCTCGCGCGCCAGCAGACGGAACTGGATCGATTGAAGATATCGGTTGAGCAGGCGCAGGTTGCCCAGCGGGAAGCGGTGCTCCGGAACACACCAGAGCTGGCACTACCCCGGGCCCTCTTTTCCGATTCGCTGCCTGTGGAACGACGCCCGATTGCGGTGGAACAAAGTCGGGCCTGCAAGATGAGCACCTGTTTTGATCACTCCCGGTGTAGTCTCACGTCTGGCTTTCCGGTGTACCTGTACGATCCCGACACGACCGTCGTTGTTAGCGAAGGGTACGATATCGATGGTTTCCTGAAAACCACCATCAAGCAAACGCTCGGTTATAACGCACATCTAACGACAGACCCGAAAAAGGCATGCGTATTTCTCGTGCTCATTGGGGAAGCCCTTCCCGAGCACGAAGTATTGAAGAACAATCGTTACAATACACCACAGGATAGGGCCGTGCCGGGTGGACCGATCCAGCAGTCCAGCCTAAACGCCACCCGACTAAGGATGCTCCCATTCTGGGGTGGTGATGGGCGGAATCACGTGCTGTTAAATTTTGCCCGTCGAGAAATTGGCACCAGCGCTGGGAATATGCTCCGTGGGACAACGGTGGACACCGGCAGGGCAATGGTCGTGCAATCGAGCTTCGAAGAGAGCCAGTTCCGACCCGGGTTCGATTTGATCTCGCCACCCATCCTCGGACCCCCGGGTGGGGACGTTTGGCAGGAATGTGTCCCGATGCTTCCCGCACGGCGCAAGTACTTGCTAAGCTTCCAGGGGGAACTGAACGGTCAGAATGGGTCGATGGGGGGAGAGATGGGACCGCGACTTCCCGGGACCGACGATACCGAGGCGGACACGGTGGACGAGTTTATCATCGAGCATCTGAAAGATATGTCCTCGGGAAGGACACAAGATCATTTTTTGCTACAGTTCGAGTGCGTCCCGGCGACGGAGCAGCGTAATCCGTCGAATGTTCGCGATTGGTCGCTCTGCGGAACGGACAATTCACGCAAATCGGTGTTGAAGGACTCCACCTTTGCACTGCTGCTGGCCCCGGGGGGCGGAAGCGTCAGTTCCACGCTGCTGCAAGCTCGTCTCTACGAAGCTCTACGTGCTGGAGCGATTCCTCTGATCTTGGGCGGCGATCAGGTGCAGCTACCGTACGCGGACACGATCGACTGGAGGCGTGTTGTGATCGCTCTTCCGAAGGCACGCATCACCGAACTTCATTTTCTGCTGCGAGCCATTCCCGATGCGGACCTACTGACGATGCGACGCCAGGGACGGTTGGTTTGGGAGCGCTACCTCAGCTCGGTGCAATCCACCGTCGACACGATCGTGGCGAGTCTGCGCGATCGCCTCGGAATGCCCCCGAAACCGGTGCCATCGGTGGTAGCGCACAGCGTATTCAACTCCTCGTTCATACCGCTCAAATCAGACCCTGTTATCGATACGGAACCGGAGGAATCGCTCGGACCGATCGAGCCACCGTACCCGAGCCCGGCCTTTCGGCGGAATTACACCGCCGCGTTGATGCAGTCGAGGGAAATGTGGAACGATTGGGCCGACCCGTTCGCACTCTATCCGCAGCTACCGTTCGATCCGGTGCTCCCGTCGGACGCGAAGTTTATCGGCTCCCATATGGGCTTCCGGCCGATCGGCAAGGGAGCGGGTGGAGCGGGTAAGGAGTTTGGCGAATCGCTCGGTGGCAACTATCCCCGGGAGCAGTTCACGATCGTTATTCTCACGTACGAACGGGAGCAGGTGCTGATGGATTCGCTCAGTCGACTGTACGGCCTGCCCTATCTGCACAAGGTGATTGTCGTGTGGAACTCGCCGAAGCCTCCGCTCGAGGACTTGCGGTGGCCAGATATCGGTGTGCCGGTGCACGTCGTTCGGGCGCCCCGGAACTCGCTCAACAATCGCTTCCTGCCGTTCGACGCGATCGAAACGGAGGCGGTCCTGTCGGTCGATGACGATGCACATCTGCGCCACGATGAGATCCTGTTCGGATTTCGTGTTTGGCGCGAGCACCGAGATCGTGTCGTCGGTTTCCCGGGTCGTTTCCACGCGTGGGACGTGAATACGCTGGACTCGTGGAACTACAATTCGAACTACAGCTGCGAGCTGAGCATGGTGCTGACCGGGGCCGCCTTTATTCACAAGTACTACACCTACCTGTACACGTACACGCTACCGCAGGCGATCCGGGACAAGGTGGACGAGTACATGAATTGCGAGGACATTGCGATGAACTTCCTGGTGTCGCACGTAACGCGCAAACCCCCAGTCAAGGTGACCTCCCGGTGGACGTTCCGATGTCCCGGTTGTCCGGTATCGCTCAGCGAGGACGATACGCACTTTCAGGAGCGACACAAGTGCATAAACTTCTTCACCAAG GTTTTCGGCTACACTCCACTACTCAACACTCAGTACCGGGCAGACTCGATCCTGTTCAAAACGCGAATACCACATGACAAACAGAAATGCTTCAAGTTTATCTAA
- the LOC131284395 gene encoding nuclear pore complex protein DDB_G0274915 has product MTDVEESIKVRLDQETANRLQNEHPEQFVTLVRMHLSFELDLNTDTENDPTGLDKQKIKKWKGFHKKAKGCTSVKAVSPEAAKTTLTKENIEDLKQLIAFLEMEENISQEGIFRKTGSVSRQNELKNLLVQSTPFSLDQGDYTAHDCASVLKSFLADLSEPLLTELYYPAYCQVADLFHSKDAQLVRREDRLLNALQLLLLLLPEENNTLLRCIIELLNRTIQYEATNKMSAENLATLFTPHLICPRKLGPEALHTTAQQMSGIVGFMIKTGLRLFHIPAKLATDIRAYFVEQKRRKTMSPEHILNESTTSDSVANTVYTFVDREKTAEAHIMNSTDTALAQLYAHIQSLPESSKKKKLVSKFNRQNGYGTPLQVLMLREKNAAGGSAGSVGTGSAGGMKYPRSIGDSIKRHIFHKSLMSRTPKRGAGSGSQTPVTFQTPNGANYSGPKQRVLFQSPISSSPSPSSGSPACLKRCSSVSSSSSSTLSLSSVGNGGTPQSQQKATGGVVPARTYSSGSSTSTSSSTTSDHQPERDQKRRSSGEPDERSSTKGCPTKDSESGASERKRSRVEKADEPSRPKSAPMVRFGGDIVACEMLEDGEPPPPEDDEDFVEQEDDDIGEEEDNVREDHRLHRIRHGCAGRAFNDEDDDDEDCERTLRLSDIEEDRYTISPGTGSSLGDTRSRYRSEPNLSAIVYQKHHRREQATNHRLHAERTVDGAKPKTQPASGPTKARMNINFFKNKLIKGVSMGNLRFPFGNDSKASKKNTKPSIGTLIDYPTSSRSPSLPSTVTSTVQLYAESPADRQRGWNGKIDQLEPTTVGGLGGSWASTYLSSTPGPANALGGRNSMSPITKSTQRMPKSMQESIMTPRSRKPVVLLGGMNGNDQQQLSTTCASFSSLREEDEEVDLEPIAGSSSGTISTASSSSSLSSHVDPNLKMLLNDTGLPRIADEVGLPPVIPLHSTGNMADGCGNGVGMGGGSTKHGDHESSSLTSTFRDYLLSRSVMPESPADLSFASQSDDFESSSERLEQLSESKMSESLLYCMNGNDPPKDDVTEATADKGARKTVAVFPGCDSELDETAL; this is encoded by the exons ATGACGGATGTGGAAGAGTCAATAAAGGTGCGGTTGGATCAAGAGACTGCGAATCGCCTACAGAATGAACATCCGGAGCAGTTTGTTACGCTGGTCCGGATGCACCTGTCGTTCGAACTGGACCTCAATACCGACACCGA AAACGATCCAACCGGACTAGATAAGCAGAAgattaaaaaatggaaaggatTCCACAAGAAAGCCAAAGGATGTACGTCGGTGAAGGCGGTATCGCCGGAAGCGGCGAAAACGACTCTGACGAAGGAGAACATAGAAGACCTGAAACAGTTGATAGCGTTCCTCGAGATGGAAGAAA ATATTTCTCAGGAAGGAATCTTCCGTAAAACCGGTTCCGTTTCGCGACAAAATGAGCTAAAGAACTTGCTTGTTCAAAGCACCCCATTTTCATTAGACCAGGGCGACTACACGGCACACGATTGTGCAAGTGTGCTGAAAAGTTTCCTAGCCGATCTCTCCGAACCGCTCCTAACGGAGCTCTACTACCCCGCCTACTGTCAGGTGGCCGATTTGTTCCACTCCAAGGACGCCCAGTTGGTCCGACGAGAAGATCGTCTGCTGAACGCCCTACAgttactgttgttgttgcttccCGAGGAAAACAACACGCTGCTTCGTTGCATTATCGAGCTACTAAATCGCACAATTCAGTACGAGGCCACGAACAAGATGTCCGCCGAAAATCTGGCCACCCTCTTCACGCCTCATCTTATTTGCCCACGGAAACTTGGCCCCGAGGCTCTGCACACTACGGCCCAGCAAATGTCCGGCATCGTTGGGTTCATGATTAAAACCGGCCTGCGCCTGTTTCACATCCCGGCCAAGCTGGCGACCGACATACGGGCGTACTTTGTGGAACAGAAGCGCCGCAAAACAATGTCCCCCGAGCACATCCTTAACGAGTCGACCACGTCCGATTCGGTAGCGAACACCGTGTACACGTTCGTCGATCGGGAGAAAACGGCCGAGGCCCACATCATGAACTCCACCGATACGGCGCTGGCGCAGCTGTACGCGCACATCCAGAGTTTGCCGGAATcgtcgaaaaagaagaagctgGTGAGCAAGTTCAACCGCCAGAATGGGTACGGTACGCCACTGCAGGTGCTGATGTTGAGGGAGAAAAATGCAGCCGGAGGTTCGGCCGGGTCGGTTGGTACCGGAAGTGCCGGCGGGATGAAGTATCCACGGTCGATCGGGGATTCGATTAAGCGCCACATTTTCCACAAGTCACTGATGTCCCGAACTCCCAAGCGAGGCGCTGGAAGTGGCAGTCAAACACCGGTAACGTTTCAG ACGCCTAACGGAGCCAACTACAGTGGTCCGAAGCAGCGCGTTCTTTTCCAGAGTCCTATCTCGTCCTCTCCTTCTCCGTCCAGTGGCAGCCCAGCGTGCTTGAAACGCTGCTCCTCGGTGtcatcatcctcatcgtcAACATTGTCCCTTTCTTCGGTGGGCAACGGTGGAACGCCACAGTCGCAGCAGAAAGCAACTGGTGGTGTAGTACCGGCCCGAACGTATAGCTCTGGAAGTAGCACTAGCACTTCCAGCAGTACCACAAGCGATCACCAACCGGAACGGGATCAAAAACGTCGATCTTCCGGTGAGCCAGATGAACGATCAAGCACAAAAGGATGTCCCACGAAGGATTCGGAATCGGGAGCATCGGAAAGGAAACGATCGCGCGTGGAGAAAGCCGACGAACCGAGTCGACCGAAATCCGCTCCGATGGTGCGTTTTGGCGGTGATATCGTTGCCTGCGAGATGCTGGAAGACGGTGAGCCACCACCGCCGGAAGATGATGAAGATTTCGTCGAGCAGGAAGATGACGACATTGGCGAGGAAGAGGATAACGTCCGAGAGGATCATCGACTGCACCGTATTCGTCATGGTTGTGCAGGGAGAGCATTcaacgacgaagacgatgatgatg aggactGCGAGCGGACATTGCGTTTAAGCGACATTGAGGAAGACCGGTACACGATCTCACCCGGTACCGGATCTTCGCTGGGTGACACACGCTCTCGGTATCGCTCGGAACCGAATCTCAGTGCGATCGTGTACCAAAAACACCACCGACGGGAGCAAGCGACAAATCACCGTCTACACGCGGAACGTACGGTCGATGGGGCGAAACCGAAAACACAACCCGCATCCGGCCCGACGAAGGCTCGGATGAATATAAACTTTTTCAAGAACAAACTCATCAAAGGAGTGTCGATGGGCAATCTACGGTTTCCGTTCGGGAACGACAGCAAGGCGAGCAAGAAGAACA CGAAGCCATCAATTGGCACCCTTATCGATTATCCGACCTCATCGCGTTCCCCTTCATTACCCTCCACCGTAACCAGTACGGTGCAACTGTACGCCGAAAGTCCGGCTGATCGGCAGCGCGGATGGAATGGTAAAATAGATCAGCTAGAACCGACAACGGTGGGTGGATTGGGGGGCAGCTGGGCGTCCACCTATCTGTCCAGCACACCCGGGCCTGCAAACGCCCTAGGGGGGCGGAATTCCATGTCCCCTATCACGAAAAGTACACAAAGGATGCCAAAATCCATGCAG GAATCGATCATGACGCCACGTTCCCGCAAGCCGGTCGTACTGCTAGGAGGGATGAATGGAAACGATCAGCAGCAACTTTCAACGACTTGCGCTAGCTTTTCCAGCCTCCGGGAGGAGGACGAAGAGGTGGATCTGGAGCCGATCGCCGGATCATCGTCCGGAACCATCTCGACCGCatcttcgtcatcgtcgttaTCGTCGCACGTCGATCCAAACCTTAAGATGCTCCTCAACGACACCGGCCTGCCCCGGATCGCGGACGAGGTGGGACTGCCGCCAGTGATACCGCTCCATTCGACAGGTAACATGGCTGATGGTTGTGGCAATGGTGTTGGTATGGGTGGTGGTTCCACGAAGCATGGGGATCATGAGTCCAGCTCGTTGACGAGCACCTTTCG AGATTACCTGCTCAGTCGCAGTGTGATGCCAGAAAGTCCCGCTGACCTGTCGTTTGCCAGCCAGTCGGATGATTTCGAATCGTCATCGGAGCGACTCGAACAGCTCAGTGAGTCGAAGATGAGTGAAAGTTTGCTGTACTGCATGAACGGTAACGATCCACCGAAAGATGATGTTACCGAAGCCACCGCGGACAAAGGGGCTCGGAAGACGGTGGCCGTTTTTCCGGGCTGTGATTCCGAGCTAGACGAGACGGCTCTCTAG